From a region of the Nonlabens sp. Hel1_33_55 genome:
- a CDS encoding thymidylate synthase, which yields MKQYHELLQHILDNGNDKGDRTGTGTRSVFGYQMRFDLAEGFPLVTTKKVHLKSIIYELLWLLKGDTNIAYLKDNNVRIWNEWPDENGDLGPVYGHQWRNWNSEGIDQIKDVIHTIKTNPNSRRMMVTAWNPSVMPDTSKSFSENVANGKAALPPCHAFFQFYVTDGKLSCQLYQRSADVFLGVPFNIASYALLTMMMAQVCGLQYGDFVHTFGDVHIYSNHREQIDLQLSRTPRQLPTMKLNPEIKDIFDFDFEDFTLENYDPYPAIKAAVAV from the coding sequence ATGAAACAGTACCACGAGCTTCTACAACATATTCTGGATAACGGTAATGACAAAGGTGATCGAACAGGTACGGGCACGCGCAGTGTTTTTGGCTACCAGATGAGGTTTGATCTTGCCGAGGGATTTCCGCTCGTGACTACCAAGAAGGTGCATTTAAAAAGCATTATTTATGAATTGTTGTGGCTGCTCAAAGGTGATACTAATATTGCCTACCTAAAAGACAATAATGTGCGCATTTGGAATGAATGGCCAGATGAGAACGGTGATTTAGGTCCTGTTTACGGCCATCAGTGGCGCAACTGGAATAGTGAAGGCATTGACCAGATCAAGGATGTCATCCATACTATTAAAACAAATCCCAATAGTAGGAGAATGATGGTTACCGCCTGGAATCCCAGCGTGATGCCAGATACAAGCAAGAGCTTTTCAGAAAATGTGGCAAATGGCAAAGCGGCTTTACCACCATGTCACGCCTTTTTCCAATTCTATGTTACTGACGGGAAATTGAGCTGCCAGCTATACCAGCGCAGCGCAGATGTCTTCCTGGGCGTGCCGTTCAATATCGCGAGCTATGCATTGCTAACGATGATGATGGCGCAAGTTTGCGGATTGCAATACGGTGATTTTGTTCACACTTTTGGCGATGTGCACATCTATTCCAACCACCGCGAGCAGATTGATCTGCAGCTTTCCAGAACGCCTCGACAATTACCTACCATGAAGTTGAATCCTGAAATCAAGGATATATTTGATTTTGATTTTGAGGATTTTACGTTGGAAAATTACGATCCATATCCTGCGATTAAGGCAGCAGTTGCCGTGTAA
- the egtB gene encoding ergothioneine biosynthesis protein EgtB, with amino-acid sequence MNQDQSLLELFKQTRADSETICKPLAIEDYVVQPIVDVSPPKWHLGHTTWFFEEFLLAQFLDGYKRYDERYAYVFNSYYESMGKRVVRTDRGNLSRPSVADVYSYREHVTNAMTKLLSEELDEQTRAVVEIGIHHEKQHQELLLTDIKYILGNNPLQPVYGNKENEVFVESHMAEMLPIKEGIYHIGHDSDDFCYDNEEPKHRVFVEPYSISNKLVTNGEWMEFMEDGGYENVLIWHTEGWDWVQKNNINAPMYWFNDDGEWTQYLLSGSKTIDPKAAVTHICYYEAFAYAQWKGMRLPTEFEWEIAQEKFKWGKRWEWTESAYLPYPNYLKADGALGEYNGKFMVNQKVLRGSSIATASNHARPTYRNFFHPYLRWQFTGLRLAKSL; translated from the coding sequence GTGAATCAAGACCAATCATTACTAGAGCTTTTCAAGCAAACTCGAGCAGACTCGGAAACCATTTGCAAGCCGCTTGCCATAGAGGATTATGTGGTACAACCTATAGTGGATGTATCACCGCCCAAATGGCATCTGGGCCATACTACCTGGTTTTTTGAGGAATTTCTACTTGCTCAATTTTTAGACGGTTATAAACGCTATGATGAGCGTTATGCCTATGTTTTCAATAGTTATTATGAAAGTATGGGAAAACGTGTTGTACGTACAGATCGTGGCAACCTTTCCAGACCTAGCGTTGCAGATGTTTACAGCTATCGAGAACATGTAACAAACGCAATGACAAAGTTGTTAAGTGAAGAATTAGATGAACAAACGCGTGCCGTAGTTGAGATAGGAATTCACCACGAGAAGCAGCATCAAGAATTGCTGCTAACTGACATTAAATATATCCTGGGTAACAATCCATTGCAGCCAGTTTACGGGAACAAAGAAAATGAAGTTTTCGTAGAGTCGCATATGGCTGAAATGCTTCCTATTAAAGAAGGGATCTATCATATAGGTCATGATTCTGATGATTTTTGTTATGATAATGAGGAGCCTAAACACCGTGTTTTTGTAGAGCCTTATTCCATTTCCAATAAGTTAGTGACCAATGGCGAGTGGATGGAATTTATGGAAGATGGCGGTTATGAAAATGTGCTGATTTGGCATACCGAAGGTTGGGATTGGGTTCAGAAAAATAATATCAATGCACCTATGTACTGGTTCAATGATGATGGCGAGTGGACACAGTATTTACTTTCAGGATCTAAAACAATTGACCCAAAAGCTGCTGTAACCCACATTTGTTACTACGAGGCGTTTGCCTACGCACAATGGAAAGGAATGCGCTTACCTACTGAATTTGAATGGGAAATTGCTCAAGAGAAATTTAAATGGGGCAAACGCTGGGAATGGACAGAAAGCGCTTATTTACCATATCCCAATTACCTAAAAGCTGACGGAGCCCTAGGTGAATACAATGGGAAATTCATGGTGAATCAAAAAGTGCTGAGAGGTAGCTCCATTGCCACTGCATCAAATCACGCCAGACCAACTTACCGCAACTTTTTCCATCCTTATTTGAGATGGCAATTTACCGGTTTGAGACTAGCCAAATCTTTATGA
- a CDS encoding bifunctional nuclease family protein produces the protein MSLKRLNIRGISYSQTQNGAYALILKESGGNRQLPIVIGAFEAQSIAIALEKEISPPRPLTHDLFKSFAERYGIVVKQVIIHKLVDGVFYSSLICEKDKIEEIIDARTSDAIALAVRFKAPVFTYENILDEAGIQQQITSDKDLVDEDDDSDDLIEELINTPLDEQNDYSNLSMDELNKMLKEAVSNENYELAASIRDEISKR, from the coding sequence ATGAGTCTAAAACGACTTAACATTCGCGGAATTTCTTACAGCCAGACTCAAAATGGTGCGTATGCTTTGATTCTTAAAGAATCTGGAGGCAATAGGCAATTGCCCATTGTTATTGGTGCGTTTGAGGCTCAAAGTATTGCCATCGCCCTTGAAAAAGAGATTAGTCCACCGCGACCGTTGACCCATGATCTTTTCAAAAGCTTTGCAGAGCGTTATGGAATTGTTGTTAAACAGGTCATCATTCATAAATTGGTTGATGGTGTTTTTTATAGCAGTTTGATTTGTGAAAAGGATAAAATTGAAGAAATAATTGATGCTCGCACCAGCGATGCTATTGCTCTTGCTGTACGATTCAAGGCGCCAGTTTTTACTTATGAGAATATTCTGGATGAAGCTGGAATCCAGCAGCAGATTACCTCAGATAAGGATCTCGTGGATGAAGACGATGATAGTGATGACCTGATTGAAGAGTTGATCAACACACCACTAGACGAACAAAATGATTACAGCAACCTATCCATGGACGAGCTGAACAAGATGCTTAAGGAAGCCGTTAGTAATGAGAATTATGAGCTGGCTGCCAGTATTAGAGATGAGATATCAAAAAGATAA
- a CDS encoding NupC/NupG family nucleoside CNT transporter, producing MSWLPVLEMRYQKDNPAFHMKIFSPALTGILLFISLFITSISSAQTDQISLEGTWNINSADQNYKQSTFQGAAIDSVVFGKSNFTYYISTDSLDQVAGNYFYDQNELTLYFVEPTADAKRYTLDNLTNDLLVYSNATESFDFTRTTEPLDTLEETPAEQDFAVDPSKGFGFTFTSFYRGLIGIVFIIGLCFILSANKRKIDWKLVATGLGLQVLFAVLVLKVPAVAFVFDWISNKVVDFLNVSEAGADFVFGGLIDVNSSLGYIFAFKVLPTIVFFSAFTSLLYYLGILQKIVYGFAWVMSKTMRLSGSESLAAAANIFIGQTEAPLVVKPYLDKMTKSEMLCLMVGGMATIAGGVLAAFIAFLGGDSDAEKIIFTKHLLTASIMSAPAAIIIAKILFPEENKDDINTDLDISQEKIGSNVLDAISRGTTDGLKLAVNVGAMLLVFTAIMAVVNWMLGDLIGDPTGLNDKIVQWTDGRYQSFSMQYILGNLFAPVAWLIGVPYEDIIAVGQLLGEKTILNEFFAYASLSTLKNTGVLVNYRSIVIATYALCGFANFASIGIQIGGIGVLAPSQRGVLAKFGIKALIGGTCAALLTATIAGMLFG from the coding sequence ATGAGCTGGCTGCCAGTATTAGAGATGAGATATCAAAAAGATAATCCAGCATTCCACATGAAGATTTTTAGTCCTGCACTGACCGGTATTTTACTTTTCATCTCTTTATTTATAACTTCTATATCCAGCGCACAGACTGACCAGATCTCTCTGGAAGGAACCTGGAATATTAATAGTGCAGACCAGAATTACAAACAATCAACCTTTCAAGGCGCTGCGATAGATTCTGTGGTATTTGGGAAGAGTAATTTTACCTATTACATATCGACAGATTCACTCGACCAGGTAGCTGGAAATTATTTTTACGACCAGAACGAACTCACGTTATATTTTGTAGAACCAACAGCAGACGCTAAACGTTATACGTTAGACAATTTGACAAACGATCTACTGGTTTATTCCAACGCTACGGAATCATTTGATTTTACCAGAACTACGGAACCGTTAGACACGCTCGAAGAAACTCCTGCCGAGCAGGATTTTGCGGTGGATCCATCAAAAGGATTTGGTTTTACGTTTACAAGCTTCTATCGTGGTTTGATAGGGATTGTGTTCATTATTGGATTGTGTTTTATTCTAAGTGCCAATAAAAGAAAGATCGATTGGAAGCTGGTAGCTACCGGATTAGGATTACAGGTTTTGTTTGCAGTTCTGGTATTGAAGGTTCCGGCAGTGGCATTCGTTTTTGACTGGATTTCAAATAAAGTAGTAGACTTTCTAAATGTTTCTGAAGCTGGTGCAGACTTTGTTTTTGGCGGATTGATTGATGTCAATTCTAGTTTAGGGTACATTTTTGCTTTTAAGGTGTTGCCTACAATTGTGTTCTTTTCGGCTTTTACTTCACTGCTTTACTATCTGGGAATTCTTCAGAAGATCGTTTATGGATTTGCGTGGGTGATGAGCAAAACAATGCGCTTGAGTGGTTCTGAATCTCTTGCTGCAGCTGCAAATATTTTCATAGGTCAGACTGAGGCTCCTTTGGTGGTAAAACCATACCTAGATAAAATGACCAAGTCTGAGATGTTGTGCCTTATGGTTGGAGGAATGGCGACTATTGCTGGTGGCGTTCTTGCGGCTTTTATAGCATTTTTAGGTGGTGATAGCGATGCAGAAAAGATCATTTTTACAAAACACTTGCTGACCGCATCGATCATGAGTGCGCCGGCCGCAATCATTATTGCTAAAATCCTTTTCCCAGAAGAAAACAAAGATGATATCAATACGGACTTAGATATCTCTCAAGAAAAAATAGGATCTAACGTACTGGATGCCATTTCACGAGGTACTACTGACGGTTTAAAACTAGCCGTGAATGTTGGAGCCATGCTTTTAGTATTCACAGCCATCATGGCGGTAGTGAATTGGATGCTTGGAGATTTGATAGGTGATCCTACGGGTCTTAATGATAAGATCGTCCAATGGACTGATGGCAGGTATCAATCTTTTTCCATGCAATATATTTTAGGGAATTTATTTGCACCGGTAGCATGGTTGATAGGAGTTCCTTATGAGGATATCATTGCGGTGGGACAACTACTAGGAGAGAAGACAATTCTTAATGAATTCTTTGCTTATGCCTCGTTAAGTACGCTTAAAAACACAGGTGTATTAGTCAATTATAGATCCATTGTAATTGCTACTTACGCACTTTGTGGGTTTGCAAATTTTGCCTCCATCGGGATACAAATTGGTGGTATTGGCGTACTTGCTCCATCGCAACGTGGCGTGCTTGCTAAGTTTGGAATTAAAGCCTTGATAGGCGGTACTTGTGCGGCATTACTTACGGCCACGATAGCCGGTATGCTTTTCGGATAA
- a CDS encoding L-histidine N(alpha)-methyltransferase, translated as MTKKETFQKEFEDHVKEGLTSHPKFLSSKYIYDEKGDKLFQQIMALPEYYLTDCEYNIIDTYKEDLRETFSNENDFDLIELGAGDGKKTKVLLKELVDNNVDFTYKPIDISQNSIDYLIKDLLDLFPNLDAQGEQGTYFKVLQELAQYDKRPKVILVLGSNIGNLNHPEAIDFLGKLKDIMSPRDLLFMGFDQKKDPLTIQTAYADPQGVTQEFNRNLLHRINKEMQADFPVEDFEHWEAYDPETGTAKSYLLATKDCTVQINALDLKVDFKKWETIHTEISQKYDDDIVEWLAQKAGLEIIKFYEDDREFYKDYLFKVK; from the coding sequence ATGACCAAAAAAGAAACCTTCCAAAAGGAATTTGAGGATCACGTAAAAGAAGGACTGACTTCACATCCCAAATTCCTAAGTTCCAAATATATCTATGATGAAAAAGGCGATAAGCTTTTTCAACAAATCATGGCATTACCAGAGTATTACTTAACCGACTGTGAGTACAATATCATTGATACCTATAAAGAAGATTTGAGAGAAACTTTTTCTAATGAAAATGATTTTGATCTAATTGAATTGGGCGCTGGTGATGGTAAAAAAACAAAAGTCCTTCTTAAGGAACTGGTTGATAACAACGTTGATTTCACCTATAAGCCAATTGACATCAGTCAAAACTCGATTGACTATTTGATAAAGGATCTTTTGGATTTGTTTCCCAATCTAGACGCTCAAGGTGAACAGGGAACTTACTTTAAGGTATTGCAAGAACTCGCGCAGTACGATAAGCGTCCCAAAGTCATTCTAGTATTGGGATCAAACATTGGTAATTTAAATCATCCTGAAGCGATTGACTTTTTAGGAAAGCTTAAGGATATTATGAGTCCGCGGGATTTGTTGTTCATGGGTTTTGATCAGAAAAAAGATCCATTGACGATTCAAACTGCATATGCTGATCCACAAGGTGTGACGCAGGAATTCAATAGAAATTTGCTACACAGGATCAACAAAGAAATGCAGGCCGACTTTCCTGTTGAGGATTTTGAACACTGGGAAGCATACGATCCAGAAACGGGAACTGCCAAAAGCTATTTACTGGCAACCAAGGACTGCACAGTTCAAATCAATGCACTGGATCTTAAAGTAGATTTTAAAAAATGGGAGACTATCCATACTGAGATCAGTCAGAAATATGATGATGACATCGTGGAGTGGCTTGCGCAGAAGGCGGGTTTAGAAATCATCAAATTTTATGAGGATGATCGGGAGTTTTATAAAGATTACCTTTTTAAAGTTAAGTAA